The Fibrobacter sp. UWEL nucleotide sequence CACGGACTTCTTGTCCAGCTTGTTGGAAACGGAGTCAATCAGTTCTACAAGCTTTGCGTAGAACATACGGCCCGTGCCGCCGAAGGAGAAGTGAGTGTTCAGTGCGCTTGCTTCGTCCACCAGGTCCTTGATTTCGTCGAAGACCTTCTTGTTGTCTTCTTCCATATAGGACAGGGCCAGATGGTGTATCTTGGAGTTGATTTCCAGAGACAAAATCTTACGCATGGTATCCGGCAGGGTATGGTCGGGGTCGGCCAGACTGTCGATGGACAGACCATGGGACAGAGCGAAACTACTGTAGGATTCGGTCAGACCAGTGAGATACTTGCGGGTGGAAATCTGGTTGATACGCTTCAGGGAATCGCTCATGAGGTTACGCATACGAACCACGTAGGAAGTGGGGTACAGTTCCTGCAGCTCGTTGGTGCTCATGTTGGGATCGTCGGCGAACTTCAGACCGTTCTGTTCGTTTTCGCCATCGGCGACGACTAGATTGATACGACCCAGCTGGTCGGTAATAGCAAGTACGGTAGAAACACGGGAGTCGCCCACCAGCTTGTCGTTGAACTCGGCGCGGACCAGAGTCTGGCGGCGGCGGGAAGCGATCTTGGTTGCGGTAATGCGAGCGTCCTTGTTGTCGTAACCGTCTTCCAGACCCAGGTGGAAGATGGCTGCACGTTCTGCCATTTCCTTTACGACCACAGGAACCTGTTCCTCGGCGTAGCGGGTAAAGACTTCGGCGCCGTTCCACTTGTGTTCGTTACTGGTAGCACGAGCAAGAATGCTGATGAATTCGTTACGGATGTGGTGACCGTAGGGCAGGAAGCGTTCCAGCAGTTCCATGGCACGCAGGGCATAACGCATGTTCTGCACCGGTTCCAGACCTTCAATATCGTTGAAGAACCAGCCGCAGCTAGTGAAACTAAACAGGCAGAACTTCTGGATTTCCAACAGACGGATCGCGCGGGCGCGCTGAGCTTCGTCAGAAGGATTCTTGATGGTGGCCTTCAGGAAGGCGTCCACGCGGGACTTGTCTTCGGGAGCTACCAGGGTCTGAACATAGTTGTTACGTGCATCCCAGGGGTTCACATCGGAAATCTTTTCGAACTCACGGACGAATACGTCATCAGCAAGTTCCTTCAGGTGGTTAAAGGCATCGCGGAGAGGTCCACGCCACTTCTGGTTCCAATCGGGGCCGCCGCCAGTGCAGCAACCGCAATCGCGATACCAGCGGCCAACGCCATGAGCACAGCTCCAGGCGCAACCTTCGCCGTAGAAGTTCTTCAGGAGAACTTCATTTTCGGGCGGGAACTTTTCCAGGAACCAACCGTAGTTCACCGGTTCCATGTTGTTTTCCGGTGCGTAGTGGTTGTACAGCCAGGCGGCGCACATGTCGCCAAAGGGCTCATGGTGACCGTAGGATTCACCGTCGGTACCAATGCTTACCAGCTGGGGTTCTTCACGGTTTTCGTCCCAGGCGCTCTTGATCTTGTTGCCGAAGGTGCCTGCGTCACGGAGCAGGTGTTCAAAGCCAACGGCAGAAGAAAGCCAGGGGTTGTAGAAGAATACGTCCAGATAGCCATCGCATACCAGGTTGCCTTCCTTATCGCGGGGGTAGATGCGGTAGGGACGAGTGGTGTCAATATCGGTATTGCTGCAACCGGTCCATTCGCCTTCCTTGGGGGTTCCATCTGCTGCCAAAGCGCGGAAGGAATCTGCCTGAGTGGGGGAGAGAATGGTGAACTTGATGCCTGCCTTAATGAGGGCAACTACCGTTTCGAAATTGATGGCAGTTTCGGCAAGCCACATGGCTTCGGGCATACGACCGAAATGGAATTTAAAGTCCTGAATGCCCCATTCAATCTGAGTCTTCTTGTCCTGTTCGGAAGCAAGAGGCATAATGATGTGGTTGTACACCTGGGCGATGGCGTTGCCGTGGCCGAGGCGTTCAATGCTACGCTTGTCGGCTTCCTGAATACGCTTGTAGGTATCGGGAGTGTTGGTACGGATCCAGCCCATGAGAGTGGGACCCATGTTGAAACTCATGAAATCGTAGTTGTTGACGATATCTACGATGCGGCCGTTGGGGGAAAGAATACGGCTTGCGGAGTTAGGGCTATAGCACTGGCTTGCAATGCGGTCGTTCCAGTCGTGGAACGGACGGGCGCTGGGCTGGTTTTCAATGACACCGGTCCAGGGGTTTTCACGAGGCGGCTGATAGAAGTGGCCGTGAATTGTAAAATACAGAGGATGTTTTTTAGTCATAACTACACCAAATGTTTTTTTGAAAGATAGAAAATGACGAAAAAAGCGCGGGTTTGAACCCGCGCCAATGTAAACAAAAACCTTACGTTTTAGGGAACTTAAAGCTCCATGGAAGGCTATTTCAGCTTGATGACTCTTGCCGTGCTGCCTGCGTCAAAGGAGGCCCTGACCACATAGCTTCCGGAAGCGAATGCCTGAAGGTCAAAACGGTAATTTCCGGCGGTCAAATTGCCTTGGGCAAGGCTTGCGATTTGATGTCCGTTCATGTCGAACAGGGCGATAGAACCGCGGCCAGCCTGGGGAATATTCAGGGAAAGGCTCTTGCCACTTGCCGTGATTGTTACGTTGTTTGCAATTCCTGCGAATCTCTGCTTGAGGGTTTCGCCCGGGGCTACCACAGAACCTTCGGTGGAGGGGTCTGCCTTTACGTTGTCCCAGCCAGGCATATTGTCCAAAGCGATAATGCGTTCGTCGTCCAGGTTGCGCTTCCACATATCGTTTGTGGTCTTGTCCAAGAAGTTTCCGTTCCAGGTCTGGCTCCAAGTCATCCAGTAGCTCCAATAGGACTTGTCTTCGGCAACGCTGTCGATGTCGGGAATGGCGCCGTTTTCGCTGAGGGCGATCATCTTGTCGGAACCCACTTCGCTAATGATCTTGTTCCAGTAATTGCTTGCAGAATTGTGGTCGTTCAGCGGGTCGTAAATGTCCACTGCTACGATATCCACATATTCGGCTCCCGGATACCAGGCACCATTGAGGGCGGAATAGTCATAGCCGAACTTAGGATCCGTATTGATGTTCCAGACCCAAATCAGGTTCTTGTTACCGTTGACGTTTACCATGCGGTTAAACATCAAACGCCACAGCTGAACGTAACATTCCGGCTCCGCAACGCCCCACCAGAACCAGCCACCGCTTGCTTCGTGAAGGGGGCGCCAAAGTACGGCAACGCCCTGTTCTTCCAGGCCCTTCAAGTGTGCGGAAATCTTATCGATGTCGCTTACGATATCCTTGTATTCCTTGGAGGTTTCATCGATTTCCAGGCACTTGTCATCCTTGAAGGCCTTGGTGTAGTTGAAACAGGAATTGTTGGCGGAACTGCCTTCCACGCCTTCGGTACAGCCGGCGTTCTTGAAGCCGTTTTCCTTGGTGTAGAATACGGTATCCTGACCCACCTTCCAGTGCCATGTAAAGGTAGGAATGCCGCCCATATCCCAAAGTTCCTTGGCCATGAGGACGTGGTTGTCGGTATATCCGCGGAACCAGCCTTCATCGCTGTGGCCGCCTGCGGCAAACAGGAAGTCAAAGCCGCCAACTGCGGGATAGTGGCCGGAACGCTTGTAGAATTCTGCAATGTCCGTCTGGCCCTTCCATTTGTCTTCGCCATTCAGGAACTTGCAGGAGTCTGCAGGAGTACATTCTTCGGCGGAAAGCAACTTCATGTTGCCGTAATCGTAGTTGAAATTCTGGTCGCTGATCATCATGCCGCTGATGGTCTTCTTCATGAAATTATCACGAAGGAAAGTCTTTACCTTCATGGCGCTGACGGTCGCATTGGGTGTGACGGGCAGGGCGCTGATCTTGAATTCCGGATCCGGATGACGACCTACGGAAATGTAGTCCACGCCGATGGCCCCGTTGCCCACGGTGATGGTGTTGGTGCCCGTCTTCATCTTGGCGGAAGCGGTTACCACATAGGCGGAATCGCAGTTGCGGGGCGTTGTCAGCAGGGAGCCCACTTCCACGTCGTTCACCAGAATTTTGGAAGTAGTCCAG carries:
- a CDS encoding glycosyl hydrolase produces the protein MGLKITLAALMGIAAAASAAEATKYEAEDQAGVDAASIQAAEGYSAGKYVKVGAAMTFTVTVDETAIYDIETQVLIKQYDWTTSKILVNDVEVGSLLTTPRNCDSAYVVTASAKMKTGTNTITVGNGAIGVDYISVGRHPDPEFKISALPVTPNATVSAMKVKTFLRDNFMKKTISGMMISDQNFNYDYGNMKLLSAEECTPADSCKFLNGEDKWKGQTDIAEFYKRSGHYPAVGGFDFLFAAGGHSDEGWFRGYTDNHVLMAKELWDMGGIPTFTWHWKVGQDTVFYTKENGFKNAGCTEGVEGSSANNSCFNYTKAFKDDKCLEIDETSKEYKDIVSDIDKISAHLKGLEEQGVAVLWRPLHEASGGWFWWGVAEPECYVQLWRLMFNRMVNVNGNKNLIWVWNINTDPKFGYDYSALNGAWYPGAEYVDIVAVDIYDPLNDHNSASNYWNKIISEVGSDKMIALSENGAIPDIDSVAEDKSYWSYWMTWSQTWNGNFLDKTTNDMWKRNLDDERIIALDNMPGWDNVKADPSTEGSVVAPGETLKQRFAGIANNVTITASGKSLSLNIPQAGRGSIALFDMNGHQIASLAQGNLTAGNYRFDLQAFASGSYVVRASFDAGSTARVIKLK
- a CDS encoding DUF3536 domain-containing protein; translated protein: MTKKHPLYFTIHGHFYQPPRENPWTGVIENQPSARPFHDWNDRIASQCYSPNSASRILSPNGRIVDIVNNYDFMSFNMGPTLMGWIRTNTPDTYKRIQEADKRSIERLGHGNAIAQVYNHIIMPLASEQDKKTQIEWGIQDFKFHFGRMPEAMWLAETAINFETVVALIKAGIKFTILSPTQADSFRALAADGTPKEGEWTGCSNTDIDTTRPYRIYPRDKEGNLVCDGYLDVFFYNPWLSSAVGFEHLLRDAGTFGNKIKSAWDENREEPQLVSIGTDGESYGHHEPFGDMCAAWLYNHYAPENNMEPVNYGWFLEKFPPENEVLLKNFYGEGCAWSCAHGVGRWYRDCGCCTGGGPDWNQKWRGPLRDAFNHLKELADDVFVREFEKISDVNPWDARNNYVQTLVAPEDKSRVDAFLKATIKNPSDEAQRARAIRLLEIQKFCLFSFTSCGWFFNDIEGLEPVQNMRYALRAMELLERFLPYGHHIRNEFISILARATSNEHKWNGAEVFTRYAEEQVPVVVKEMAERAAIFHLGLEDGYDNKDARITATKIASRRRQTLVRAEFNDKLVGDSRVSTVLAITDQLGRINLVVADGENEQNGLKFADDPNMSTNELQELYPTSYVVRMRNLMSDSLKRINQISTRKYLTGLTESYSSFALSHGLSIDSLADPDHTLPDTMRKILSLEINSKIHHLALSYMEEDNKKVFDEIKDLVDEASALNTHFSFGGTGRMFYAKLVELIDSVSNKLDKKSVNHITGLITVADWLHLGIDKTSLENKVFPFFKEYKKNPDGKLAALKPMFSWLNYEV